The genomic region caatgttcatcttcgttatcctttgttttctgcaattcaagcaggcacggatgctaaacgtactgttattacatccgagacAATTCAAGTGAGTcttatgaagcaagtgtctgtctattcaattgagaggaatcgtTGCATTACATCCCTATTGAAAAACAgaatcgataaatttagggaaaatagggttgaaagatgataacccaaaagtggaggatctcattctacaacttcgataaattcaggggtattctcaaataatgtttcctagatgtttgaagaccgacaaatgtccaAAGTGCTGCTTCTTCGTTCGCGTGACGGAAAGCTACTGCGTGACAGGAAGCTACCTtgcaaaattaaaaaattaaatcgacaccttcaatacgcaatcgtataggcctatacgatgcgcaTTACTTTTTGGCAAGGGGATATTGTCAGCCTTTGTCAGACATAGAAGTTTGAACCcacctcaatacgcatcgtataggcctatacgatgcgtattgagggtGTCGATTCAGGGTCGTTCCTACATTTTTGGAGACTCTAGGCGAACTATGAAGTAGGGGCCCTAATTTTGCCGATAAACTCTCCTCCAATCCCGATGCAATGGGTGATTACCCTTACTTTTTTCGTCTAGTGATAGCCGATAGTCTAGAAATTGAAAGTAGGTTGCGATGGGAAGTGGGAACGATGATTGCGGTTGTATTTAGGGGCTTTATGCCGCTAAATATTGATGATTAGGTCGATGGTTGTCGTGTTGTAATAGTTGGAAATCAAGGCAAAATGGGTTTTGAAGCTTGGCATGTGTTtgctaaacaatatttattttgggCTCCTTCAATGAAAACCCAGTTTAGTTTGAAATAAACGTATTTATTTGGGCCTAGTACATATACTATATttaaaaattttctaaaaacttGGAGGCCCTTATTTTTTTGGTAGCCCTAGGCCCGTGCCTagtagggatggcaaaaaagcccaAGCCCGATGGGTATACTCGAAACCCGAAACATACAGGTCGGGTATACCCGAAGCCCGATGGGTATGGGattaaaaatatacaaatattcaggtacgggtacgggtatgggatttagCGATACCCGCCCGATACCCGGCCCGTTTACCCAAATATTACCCGAAAaacatattattttaaatttaattttccaTTTATATAAACCTTAGTACATACACTTATTCATATTATTTTGCTTTGTTATTTGTCTTCAAGACTTTAACATACAAACACAAGATTTTATGCCTAGTTATGTTGTTTATATGGAGATTATAAATGTGTGTTAGTTTTGGAATTTTCTAAACACATTTCAAGTTGTTAGGGAGATTACTTGGGTTCTGATTAATGctactatttttcatgtttggTGTTCAACTAAATGCAAATTATATAAATTGACATTATGTGTTCCAAAGTAGCAGTACATTAATTAGTTAATTATGCAGATATATGTTTCAAATATGCATTTGAAAATGATATGTTTGTATGTTATTAGTCATATTTTCCTTTGTTGTAGTTATTAAAgtagtaaattatataaacattagAGTAAAAAATGCACAAGAGAGTTTCAATGATATTTTTAACAAATTAATGGGTATACCCGttacccgcgggtatacccgatgggtaaatatccaacaaatacccgacgggtaacgggTCAGGTACGGGCCAAAGAACTACAACCGGGTACGGGCTTGGGATTACTAGTACCCGACCCATTGTCATTCCTAATGCCTAGATTGCCAAGCCTATGGAGCCGACCCTGTCGATTTAATCTCCCAAAGTGTGCCAATAATACGACCAtttgttagagcattcacatccaatccattaTATTTTCActctaaattacactaaaaaacactacattttctctctcattttcaattaaataataatttttatacctttatcattaccttttctctctcctccactcacaaccattttcaaaatatattaaaaaattatagggggtgaacagtgtcccccaaatatacagatgaacagtaacattttctctctcctccactcacaaccactttttatactctttatattttaaaaacaacaCACACAAAATTTGATtccttggatgtgaatgctcttagagcattcacatccaaccccctaaaattatacatacattccactaaaaaacaactcctatatcaatatatttccactaaaaacaaatactttttctctctccttttcaattaaataatatttttatacctttatcattatatttttctctctccttcactcacaactactttcaatatatattaaaaaattatagtgggtgaacagtgtccccccaaatatacagatgaacagtaacattttctctctcctccactcacaaccactttttatactttttatattttaaaaacaccacactGAGAATATGATgccttggatgtgaatgctcttaatgCTACTTAAATAAGGGGAGGACTAGAAATAAAAGGTAGCTAATAGTACAAGGACCAAACTGCTAGTTTTACATTTTAGATATTCGATGATACTACGGTTAAACTTTAATTTTCAATCCTCAACGACGACCACTCTAGAATTTAAAAATTAAGCCGGCCAAAGTGACAACCAGCCACGAAGATCACAAAACAAAGTGTTGGATCCGCAAAATAGCAAGTCATATAACTGAAAATGGCGTCGATTCAAGGAAGCGACGGTAGTTGGGTGGGAAGAAAACCTCTCCGGCGACTTGGTGGTATGTCCGATGCCCTCTCAATCGCCGCCGACCTTGGGTTTTCTGTTGCTCCTCCTCCTTCTCAGGTCAATTTTCTGTGATTATTGTTTAATTTATGGATTTTAGGGTTTAGGTATCTACAATGCCCAAACCAGTTTGTTAGTTGCTTTCTAGACCTAAAATTAGGGTTTGTGCTTTGAAGTTAAGTGTGTTACCGAGTGCATTGGCAGAGATTTTGTATGTTATTGTCAAGTTGAAAAATCCATTAAGATTAGaggtttacccttttgaattttaTGATATATTGTCGCATATTATGATCTCCTTTTATACATGAAAATGTAGCAAGGGAAAAAGATGTCATTTTGCAACATGGATCATAGGTTGCAAGAGAAAATTATTATCTTGTTTGCATAACCAAGTCTTTTGGCGTTAATATATTGGGTTTGTATGATCTGGAATAAATTGATCCTACAATGTATGTTGCTTTTGTTGCGCCCTTTAATCGATCACACAAACACGAGATAACACACGGGATTTTGGAGTCAACCGACAACTGACTCTTTCAATAGTATTAAGAACCCTAACCATCTATTTATACTGTACCATAAAACTTGGTAAGCAAGAACAAACTCCTAACTCTTTGCTAACAAATAGGCAACAAGATAAAATAAATCATTTACTAAACTTGTCTTTTATGAATAATATCTCGATGGGAAAATTCAAAAATGTTGTTTGACCAACTTGATTTACCAAAATGTCACCCTCATGCGTCCTTGGAATGGGCCTTCAACCATGGGATGCGTCAATGAATGGTACAGCGACACGTGTCCAGAATATTTGATGAGTCGGCGGCCTACACATCAAAGCCAAAAAGGTGGCTGATGCGTCGGTCTTATGGCTTGGCTGACTCCTCGTTGTGGTTCGTTTTGGTTGGTTTATGTGGCTTGGCTGACtcctcaattttttttttcaacatgactttttaattttattaaatttagataccaaaattttataaaaaaaattaaaatactagctcaataaaatgtttttaaaacgatCTTGACATTTTTAAGAAAAAgagttaaaaaaaacttaataaaAAATCAGTTtctgtttatttaaaaaaaccttttttttttacatttgaaCATTGAAAAAAACTTTAATAAATAATGAATTTTCAAAGGAGCTGAATTTACAAGTTTTTGTAATtcattatttattaaattttttttaatgttcaaatgtaaaaaaaagttttttttttaaataaatagaaaCTGATTTtcattaagtttttttaactCTTTTTCTTAATAATGTCAAAatcgttttaaaaacattttattgAGCTAgtattttaattttcttttttataaaattttggtatctaaatttaataaaattaaaaagtcATGTTGGGAAAAAAATAAATTTTGAGGAGTCAGCCGAGCCACGAGGGGTCAGCCGGGCCACATAAACCAGCCAAAACGGCTTTGATGCGCCGGCCGCCGACTCATCAAATATTCTGGACACGTGTCGCTGTACCATTCATCGACGCATCCCATGGTTGAAGGCCCATTCCAAGGACGCATGAGGGTGACATTTTGGTAAATCAAGTTGGTCAAACAACGTTTTTATAATTTTCCCTATCTCGATTCTCGACCCTCTTCATTTAATATctcctttttctttctcttcCTTGTACATCGACTCATTCAGCCCCTTTACTTTCTTGGTTTAACTAACTAACCCTTTCTCATGTGAAAATCAAGATTAACTCGTATTTACCTGCTAAATTCAAGTGAATGGGAACATTTTATACATTGTTTTTTAAAGTCTGTTTGATACTGACGTCTGGTAAGCTAATCAGCAAGTTTTTGAAGATTTTAGAAGCTATAGGGCTGCAGTGGTACTGGTGAGACATACAACAGCCAGAAACTAAAGTTCATGTGATGTGTCAGATCATAGAATGAACGATGGTTTTGTAAATTGATTTTGATATCAACAGTCTCTTATATCGATAAATATTAGAATGCATGTGTTTGTTCTTGATTTGTTTCTGTTTTCTCTGTTAGGAAGACTTGCAGAATTTATCATCTGGTGGTGAAAAAGGCGATGACTTGATACGCGTCTTGAGGGAACTTACCTCCGTGCAAAGGAAAATTGCGGATTTGCAAGTTGAACTTCAAGGCCGTAAGGTGAAGTTGTCACAAGAACTATATTTTTGGCTGTGTAGTTGTGTTCTTTAATTGATGTCTTAATGTTTTTTGAAATACCGATTACCTATTCTATTTGTTGACACTTGGGACCAAATCAGTTAAACATATTATTTATGATTGCTGATTTTTTCAGGAAGATAAGAATGTCGCGCACTTGACACATGTGAGTGAAATGGAAAAGAAAATAGAAACTTTAGCAAGGATCACTACAATATTAAAGGACGTTATTCAGAATAAGGTAACGCCGTTAGTGccccttattattatttttatcacGCATTGTGTTGGCTTCTTATTCACTTGCTGTTTCTGGCAGGAtttttgttaaaataaataaattcccCCCTAAGAATTTTATAGACATTTTCTTTTTTGCATAAAATTCTGGCTAAGTTATGGAGCTTTCTCATTTGTTTCTTATTTAATTTACAGGACCGAATTATAGCCCGTCTTCAACAACCATATTCATTAGATTGTATTCCCGTGGAAGCAGAATTCCAGGTCTGTTGTTACAATTAAGTGAGAATAGATTGTATAAGTTCTTCGTTTTGATAAATATATCCCATAAATATtcgttttttaatttttataccGAGTAAGCATGCATGAGAATCAACTGAAATAAATGTGCATCTTCTTTCATTGATTGGCATCTCTGTGTAGTTATTTGAAAAATTTGATAATCACTATGCTAATATTTATATCCCGGTATTACAGAAACAATTCTCGGAATTATTAATGAAGGCTGCCAGTGATTATGGTCTTCTAACATCATCTGTTGCAGATTTTCAGTGGACTCAAAACTTTAAAGAGCCACCATCTGTCTGGGGGGTATGTCCATAACAGCtgattgtattttttttttttttaaataattgacAACATGATTGTTTGACTAAATTACAATTTCATCCCGACCGGGgtgtcgaaaacgtatatatccaaAAACTTCTATAAaatcggggggtcgaaaacgtatatacccaaaaatttctatacgaaaactacttactctccactactgagcgaaaagtacGGGGGGTCGGTCGCCCCCTAGAAGCTGCGCCAACGTTAACCACAAAGAACGCCCATAAATAGTTTTGGTTCCGGTCCCTTAAACTGATGCTGTCAAGTGTCAAACTGGATCTATTAACCCCAATGttaaattactattttacccttataAATAATTTACATTAGCATTTATGGTGTTTGGTTCACAAATGAATATGAAATTTGGTTGTATGATATGATGTAGGAGATGCTTAGGCCAATCCCTGTGGCGTTGGCATCATGCACGAGGTTCTTTGAAGCAATGACTGCCATGAGAGAATCCTTTGCGACACTTCAGAAACTACGGGTGGGACCCACTGACTCCCAACTGAAAGTGCTAGCTGGCAGCTCTGATTGTGTGACTCCACCTCCCTGGGGAAAAGAATCGAGCTTCGATGATTTGGTACTTACAACCTCAAAAGAGGACCGGAACAGTTGTGATTTAGATAGCATGAGTAACCGAAGATTATCGTGGCCTTTGGGGAAGGCAAATGGTTTATAATTTTATTTCTTGTTGTGTTATAAATCAATGTGGTTTATGTATGTTGGTTTTATTAttgtatttgtgtattttcaccaTGTTTGATAAGAATAAAGAGTTTGATTTTGAATGAGGTTTAAGATATGCATGCATTGGTTATGTCATCTAGGGATGAGCGT from Helianthus annuus cultivar XRQ/B chromosome 10, HanXRQr2.0-SUNRISE, whole genome shotgun sequence harbors:
- the LOC110886014 gene encoding AUGMIN subunit 2; the protein is MASIQGSDGSWVGRKPLRRLGGMSDALSIAADLGFSVAPPPSQEDLQNLSSGGEKGDDLIRVLRELTSVQRKIADLQVELQGRKEDKNVAHLTHVSEMEKKIETLARITTILKDVIQNKDRIIARLQQPYSLDCIPVEAEFQKQFSELLMKAASDYGLLTSSVADFQWTQNFKEPPSVWGEMLRPIPVALASCTRFFEAMTAMRESFATLQKLRVGPTDSQLKVLAGSSDCVTPPPWGKESSFDDLVLTTSKEDRNSCDLDSMSNRRLSWPLGKANGL